One segment of Pseudooceanicola aestuarii DNA contains the following:
- the atzF gene encoding allophanate hydrolase — MTIPLTFDSLARAYDDGVPPSQIIAQVYDRIRDVADPGIFITLRAEAEVQAEVAALGPRDASRPLWGIPFAVKDNIDVAGLPTTAACPAWEYRPSADAFVVARLREAGAIVIGKTNLDQFATGLVGVRTPYGAPKNAVDPEIVPGGSSGGSGVAVAQGIVSFALGTDTAGSGRVPAALNNIVGLKPTLGSWSASGSVPACRSVETISVFALTIADAHAAFRVGAVFDPADSYARRIDAPALPAAPTGLRIGVPDDAILQTFGDTAQAASFHGGLHLLEAQGHRIVPLDFTPFHDVADMLYNGAWVAERHSVIADLLARAPEEILPVTRQIIAKAETLSATDAFRGFYRLKDLTRRVEEVMADLDLLCVPTIPTFYSVADLERDPVGPNSNLGTYTNFVNLLDMCALALPIPARSDGRPGSVTLLAGAGQDARLAAMGQALEQAGARTLGATGWPRG; from the coding sequence ATGACGATCCCCCTGACTTTCGATTCCCTGGCCCGCGCCTATGACGATGGCGTGCCGCCGTCGCAGATCATCGCGCAGGTCTATGATCGCATTCGCGACGTGGCGGATCCCGGCATCTTCATCACCCTGCGCGCGGAGGCGGAGGTACAGGCCGAGGTCGCAGCCCTGGGTCCGCGCGACGCATCGCGCCCGCTGTGGGGCATCCCCTTTGCGGTGAAGGACAATATCGACGTCGCCGGCCTGCCCACCACCGCCGCCTGCCCGGCCTGGGAATACCGGCCCTCGGCCGACGCCTTTGTCGTTGCGCGCCTGCGGGAGGCCGGGGCCATCGTGATCGGCAAGACCAACCTGGACCAGTTCGCCACCGGGCTGGTCGGCGTGCGCACGCCGTACGGCGCGCCGAAAAACGCGGTGGACCCGGAAATCGTGCCGGGCGGATCCTCTGGCGGATCGGGCGTCGCCGTGGCGCAGGGCATCGTCAGCTTTGCCCTGGGGACCGACACCGCCGGATCGGGGCGGGTGCCTGCGGCGTTGAACAACATCGTCGGGTTGAAGCCGACGCTGGGCAGTTGGTCGGCCAGCGGATCGGTGCCCGCCTGCCGGTCGGTGGAGACGATATCGGTCTTCGCGCTGACCATCGCGGATGCACATGCGGCATTTCGCGTCGGGGCGGTGTTCGACCCCGCCGACAGCTATGCCCGGCGGATCGACGCCCCGGCCCTGCCCGCTGCGCCCACCGGGTTGCGCATCGGTGTGCCCGACGACGCGATCTTGCAGACCTTTGGCGACACGGCGCAGGCGGCGTCCTTCCACGGCGGATTGCACCTGCTGGAAGCGCAGGGCCACCGGATCGTGCCGCTGGACTTCACGCCGTTCCACGATGTGGCCGACATGCTTTACAATGGCGCCTGGGTGGCGGAGCGGCACAGTGTCATCGCCGACTTGCTGGCGCGCGCGCCGGAGGAGATCCTGCCCGTCACCCGCCAGATCATCGCCAAGGCCGAAACGCTGAGCGCGACGGACGCCTTTCGCGGTTTCTACCGGCTGAAGGATCTGACCCGCCGGGTGGAGGAGGTGATGGCCGATCTGGATCTGCTGTGCGTCCCGACGATCCCCACTTTCTACAGCGTCGCCGATCTGGAGCGCGATCCCGTCGGCCCCAATTCCAACCTGGGCACCTATACCAATTTCGTGAACCTGCTGGACATGTGCGCTCTGGCCCTGCCCATTCCCGCGCGCAGCGACGGGCGGCCGGGCAGCGTGACGCTGCTGGCCGGGGCCGGACAGGACGCGCGGCTGGCCGCGATGGGCCAGGCGCTGGAGCAGGCTGGCGCGCGGACCCTGGGCGCCACCGGCTGGCCGCGCGGCTGA
- a CDS encoding ABC transporter substrate-binding protein — protein MKTRFTRCSTLALMAGMLAAPAMAQDVTIRALMEDVPETRIIEELLPEFTEATGIAVEFEKVGYGDMHDKLVAQLVGGQSYYNLLSVDFLWAGEFPEAGWLTDLGPYVEETGFDMSGFIPSMLDLLGATEDNLPILPMYNYSMGLIHRSDILEARGVALPDTLEGYVELAKAVSADGQVVGAAMQGQKGDPNSMEFSNYLFSAGGSYLGEDGTVTLDSPAAVTALGLYADAIQNAAQTGALSATLDDTMRLMCSGEAFSMVTYWWMLPQLDNAETCPEVAGKLSLSVMPGGAGESGGWGWGIPTNVSDAEKDAAWQFISWVQSPEIAVKRAVQGHSPVQSDVFSAAEVLEAHPYYADGQKVVEAGKSFPIFTYTAQYEDVLGTQISLAASGDATPQEAITSAAEGLAELMED, from the coding sequence ATGAAAACCAGGTTTACCCGCTGCTCCACCCTTGCGCTGATGGCCGGAATGCTCGCCGCGCCCGCCATGGCGCAGGATGTCACCATCCGCGCCCTGATGGAGGACGTGCCCGAAACCCGCATCATCGAAGAGCTGCTGCCCGAGTTCACCGAAGCGACCGGCATCGCCGTGGAGTTCGAAAAGGTCGGCTATGGCGACATGCATGACAAGCTGGTGGCCCAGCTGGTCGGCGGCCAGTCCTACTACAACCTGCTGTCCGTCGATTTCCTGTGGGCCGGGGAATTCCCCGAAGCCGGCTGGCTGACCGATCTGGGCCCCTATGTCGAAGAGACCGGGTTCGACATGTCCGGCTTTATCCCGTCCATGCTGGACCTGCTGGGCGCGACCGAGGACAACCTGCCGATCCTGCCGATGTACAATTATTCCATGGGTCTGATCCACCGCAGCGACATCCTGGAGGCACGGGGCGTCGCGCTGCCCGACACGCTGGAAGGCTACGTGGAGCTGGCCAAGGCAGTTTCCGCCGACGGTCAGGTCGTGGGCGCCGCGATGCAGGGGCAGAAAGGCGACCCGAACTCCATGGAGTTCTCCAACTACCTGTTCTCCGCGGGGGGCAGCTATCTGGGTGAAGACGGCACCGTCACGCTGGACAGCCCGGCGGCGGTCACCGCCCTTGGGCTTTATGCCGATGCCATCCAGAACGCCGCCCAGACCGGCGCGCTGTCGGCCACGCTGGACGACACGATGCGCCTGATGTGCAGCGGCGAGGCGTTCTCCATGGTCACCTATTGGTGGATGCTCCCGCAGCTGGACAATGCCGAAACCTGCCCCGAAGTGGCGGGCAAGCTGTCGCTGTCGGTCATGCCGGGCGGTGCGGGCGAATCCGGCGGCTGGGGCTGGGGCATTCCGACCAACGTGTCGGATGCGGAGAAGGACGCCGCCTGGCAGTTCATCTCCTGGGTGCAAAGCCCTGAGATCGCGGTGAAACGCGCCGTACAAGGCCATTCCCCGGTGCAATCGGATGTGTTCTCCGCCGCCGAGGTTCTGGAGGCGCATCCCTATTACGCCGACGGGCAGAAGGTGGTCGAGGCGGGCAAATCCTTCCCGATCTTCACCTATACCGCGCAATACGAGGACGTGCTGGGCACCCAGATCTCCCTGGCCGCCAGCGGGGATGCCACCCCCCAGGAGGCCATCACCTCCGCGGCCGAGGGCCTGGCGGAACTGATGGAAGACTGA
- a CDS encoding carbohydrate ABC transporter permease codes for MPDYSISRARRRLGRLFAAPGLALLTITMGLPLGYALVISLSNMTLIRPRLSPFQGLENYIEVLTDPMFWSSLGVTLRFSAAAVIGEFVVGLAIALLLTKVVRMRAVYFAILTLPMAMSPVAVALIWKMLLQPNLGIVNTTLGQLGIAPVDWLGSPDLALSTLVFVEIWQQTSFVVLLLSAGLASLPREPFEAAEVDGAGPVAQFWYITLPMLRPVAAIAIVIQLINEFRTYDLVYVMTKGGPGISTELLSFYAYKRAFQGLAINEGNAAAFLLLMVVLAITVVFFWILERRR; via the coding sequence ATGCCCGACTACAGCATTTCCCGTGCGCGCCGCCGACTGGGCCGGTTGTTCGCCGCCCCCGGCCTTGCCCTTCTGACGATCACCATGGGCCTGCCGCTGGGCTATGCGCTGGTCATTTCCCTGTCCAACATGACGCTGATCCGGCCCCGGCTCAGCCCGTTTCAGGGGTTGGAAAACTATATCGAGGTTCTGACAGACCCGATGTTCTGGTCCTCGCTCGGCGTGACCTTGCGGTTCTCCGCCGCCGCCGTGATCGGAGAATTCGTCGTCGGGCTGGCCATCGCCTTGCTGCTGACCAAGGTGGTGCGGATGCGGGCCGTCTATTTCGCCATCCTGACCCTGCCGATGGCCATGTCCCCCGTCGCCGTGGCGCTGATCTGGAAGATGTTGCTGCAACCCAATCTGGGGATCGTGAACACCACGCTGGGCCAACTGGGCATCGCGCCGGTGGATTGGCTGGGCAGTCCCGATCTGGCGCTTTCGACCCTGGTCTTCGTGGAGATCTGGCAGCAGACATCCTTTGTCGTGCTGCTGTTGTCGGCGGGCCTGGCCTCCCTCCCGCGTGAGCCGTTCGAAGCGGCGGAGGTCGACGGCGCAGGGCCTGTTGCGCAATTCTGGTACATCACCCTGCCGATGCTGCGCCCCGTGGCCGCCATCGCCATCGTCATCCAGCTGATCAACGAATTCCGGACCTACGATCTGGTCTACGTGATGACCAAGGGCGGGCCCGGCATCTCGACCGAGCTGCTGTCCTTCTACGCCTACAAGCGGGCGTTCCAGGGCCTGGCCATCAACGAGGGCAACGCCGCCGCCTTCCTGTTGCTGATGGTCGTGCTGGCGATCACCGTCGTCTTCTTCTGGATTCTCGAACGCCGACGCTGA